CGCAATAGCAGAAGATCGCGCCAACGACAGCGCAGCGACCGGACGCGGCGGACGGCCCGCAGCCTCGGATCGGTCGGTGAGACATTGGAGCGCCGCGGAGATCATCGGCGGAATCATCAACGTCACGCTGCTCGTCGGAATCGTGAGCTCTGTCGTGCTGGCGTGGAAGAACTATCGCGCGGGGCGGGGCGATCGGCGCGGCGCGCTCACGCTCGCGGTCTTTGTCGGCGCGATCTGTCTCTTCTCGCTCAGCGTCGGCCGCCATTCCGTTGCCGGCTTGATAGATTTTCAGATCATCGGACTCCAGCTCGCTCGCGCCATGTGGCTCGGTGGTCTGATGTGGATCGTGTATCTCGCGCTCGAGCCGATCGTCCGCCGACGCTGGCCCCGCCTGCTCATCTCGTGGACGCGCCTTCTCTCCGGGCGCGGGCGCGATCCGCTCGTGTGGCGCGACATTCTCATCGGCTGCGCCGCAGGCTCGTTCTTCGGGCCGTTCTTCGCGCTCATGGTGATCGTTGATCTTCAACCTTTCCACGTCGCCGATCCGTTCGTCGCGACCATGCCGTGGTTCTCCGGGTTTCCGTTCGCGCTCGCGATCCTCTTCCAGACTCTGGCGGGAAACATCGCTGTTCCCTTGCTGATCACGCTCGTATTGCTCGGGTGCGACAAGCTCTTCCGCTCGCAGTGGGTGGCGTACGTACTGTCGGCGGCGTTCTTGTGGCTGATCATCGGCGGTTTGCAGGACAATGCGGTCTCGGTCTCCGCCGCGGCCTGCGCGGTCGGCTGCATGCTGATGCTTCGCTTGTGCGGACTGCTCGCCTTTTCGGTGATGCTGCTCGTCTCGACGATCCTCGTCAACTTCCCCATCTCGCTCGACCTCACGACGTGGTACGCGCCGCTCACGCTCGTCGGAAGCTTGCCGATCATCGCGCTGGCGGTGACGGGCGCGCTCGTCGCGGGACGCGATGCGCAGCCCGAACCGGCTTGAAGCGCCGGAGCACGCATTCCCCGAAGTAGAGGAACACCTGCGGCTCAATTTGAAGACAAGGTAGATCGCACTCATCGCTTTTGCTGTAGCGGGGTCAGGAGCAAGTCCTTTCCGGGCTCTCTTGCACGCTGCGGCGCTTCCCACACCTGTAAGAGAGATGTGGAGTCGCGCCAAGTCTGAAAGTCGATTTTGCCGTCCGGCCCGGCCGAGATGAGCAAGTAGCCCTGACGAATCAGCTTTTCTCGAGAATCGTTGTCTGGCCAACTGCGCGCGAGTTCCTCTCTCCCCGCCTCGTCGATGACAAAGTAGCCGAAGGGTGTTCCGGAGTACGGGTCCTGCGCGACATCGCTCCCCGCTTCGATGCCGAGCGCATCCAGCGACTTTGGCAGTGCGCCGTGTTCGGCGCGGAATTCTTCGATGCGGAGCACCCGTTCAAAGCCGCGCCCGATCGCCAGGTCCCGGTCCTGCGCATAGAGAATCATCGAGTAGCCCCCGACGAAGCGATCGACGAGCGGATAGGCTTGTGTCAATGGTGTTCACCGTTCGCAGCCACGACTCTGCTTTCGAGTTCGTGATTTTCTCAGCAAAGAGAGCCTCCAACACGGCCTTGTTCTCACCGTACCAGCCGACCCAAGACTGGGAAATCGGCGTGCTCGACATGCTTGTGCCGAGTAGTTCGATGACCGCGCTACTCCGCATCCCCAGCCGCACCCGCGACGGCTTTTCGAACAGCCACGCGATGGTGTCGGCGGTCATCAGTTGTTCCCCGCGGATTCCGTAGGGGTACGCGGCAACCGAATGTTGCCGGGCCATTGCCGCACGCAGTTTCCCGGCGAGCTCCGGCGGCGCACCGTCCGCAAAGTAGCCGCTGCATTGGTCGAGCGTTCCGGCTTGAATCGCGGTGGCCACCAATTGATAGATGCCGGTCGGACCGCATCGGAGCATTCTGATCAACGCAAAGTTCGCCTCGGCGGCACGAACGTACTCGTCCACGTCTCCGCTCTGCCGGGCGAGATACATCCGGGCCGCGTTCATCCGGAACAGGGCCCTGCACCGACCAATCTCGGAGGGAAGTACCTCCGAGAGCGGACGATTGGGGTCGACGACGATGTTCGGGAGCGCCCGACGCGCCTTGCACATCCGATCGAGGTCCTCAAAAGCTCCGGCCTCGCGCATCTCCTTCAGCAGTTCGAGGCCGAGTTCGCGTGATTTGAGCTTCCGTTTGTATCGCTCCAGCGCGGGCGGAAAGAGCGATCCTCCAAAGTCATCCGGACCGGGCGGCACAGGCGGCAAATAAATCAAGTCCACCATCGGCACGTCGCCGTCGGGGTTTCGCTTCGGATCCGTCGCCATCAGCTGATTGATGATCCGATCGTGCGTGTTGCTGATCGCCTGCTGAATCGTCCATGCATCGGTTTGTCCTGGCGACGATCCTTGCGGCTGCCCTTCTTCCATTAGCGCCGCCCACTCCGCCCGGATTCGCATGCGATCGGCGCTTGCTTTCGATGCATCGAACTGCATCAATGCTTCGCGGATCGCGAGCGCGGTAAGCGGAAACACGACAAAGACCAGAACCGCCGCGGCGCCGATGCGGATCGCCCATTTCTTTCGCCGGGGTGTCCAGAACTTGCGGACGACGAGCGAATCCGCGCTCGGCTGGAAGCGCGTGTTGCCCTGCGCGTCCCTCGTGAGTTCGCCGAGCGAAGGATCAACCTTCGTCCGCGCGCCGCACTCCGGACAGGTCACGCACAATTCCGCATCGACCGGTAAGCCGAGCAAACCATACGAGCACTTGCTGCAGCATCCGCGGTTTCGCAGGATCGACCGCACGAGCCGGATCAGCATCCAATCGCGCAACACCAATGCCGCGAGCGGCACCAGCACAGCAAGTGCGAGCCACGGAGAAAGTCCGCCGACGAATTCGACAACACTTTCGCCCAGCCAAGTCTGCCAGGCACCGGTCAGGAAACTCAGACCGACCGCCGCGACCATGAGAATGCTGATCGTTCCGGAAACCCACACGAAGATCCGGAGCGATGCCCACCAGAAGCCGCGGTTGGCGGCACGAAGAAACTTGCGGCACTGGTCATCGCTGAACTGATCCAGGTCAGGGAACGCGCGGTAGATCTTGCTGCCCGGAATCCGCATCACTTCACGATAACGCCTCTTGTGAGAATCGGTTCCGCCCCTTGGGCGAACACCGCGCTCGACGTGCCGGGATGCGGCGTTTCGGCGGCGAATACGAATGTCGAATGCAAACACCTTTGAATTCAACGAACCCATCCGCACTCTCGTCGCAATTCATTGCATTTTCCCTGTTTCCGTTTGCTCCACTAACGCGTTTGCTGCCTGCTTTTTTGCGCTTTTCTTCCCTACGATCCCCTCCAATGCCCGAACCGTCCCAAACCGGAGCGCATCCTCCGGATCACATCCGTAATTTCTCGATCATCGCCCACATCGATCACGGGAAGTCCACGCTCGCCGACCGCCTCCTCCAGGCCACCAACGCCGTTTCCGCGCGCGAAGCCAAAGAGCAAATCCTGGATTCGATGGACATTGAGCGCGAGCGCGGCATCACCATCAAGGCCTCCGCCGTCACCGTCTTCCATCGCCACAAGCCCGGCACCAAGTCCGACGAACTCGAGACCGAATACGAATCGCCGATGGACGATTCCGCCCCGGAGAGCGGCGACGGCTCGAACCACAAGACGAAGAAGGGCGAGTCCGCCGATTCTCACGGCGAGCTCTACATGCTCAACTTCATCGATACCCCCGGCCACGTTGACTTCAACTACGAAGTCGCCCGCGCGCTCAAGGCCTGCGACGGCGCGATCCTCGTTGTTGACAGCACACAGGGCGTGCAGGCGCAGACGCTGGTGAACGCCTACCTCGCCGTCAACGAGAATCTGACGATCGTTCCCGTCATCAACAAGATCGATCTCCCCTCCGCGCGCCCCGATGAAGTTGCCGAAGAAATCGAGCAGACTCTCGGCTTCGACGCCGCCGACGCGATCTTCGTCTCCGCCAAAACCGGCCAGGGTCTCCCCGAACTTCTCGCCGCCATCTGCGAAAAGTTCCCGGCTCCCCGGAAACCAGTCGTCAAGCAGCTCCGCGCGCTCATCTTCGACGCCGTCTACGACGACTACCGGGGCGTCATCGTCTACGCCCGTATCTTCGACGGCGAACTCAAAGTCGGCGACAAGATCCGTATGATGGGCATCGGCCGCTCGTTCCTCGTCACCGAGATCGGCAAGATGAACCCCAAGCCCTACCGCCTCCCCGGCGGCAAAGTGGGCCCGGGCGAAACCTGCTACATCGTCGCCGCCATCCGCACGCTCAAAGACGTGCGCATCGGCGACACCATCACGCTCGAGGTTGACCCTGCGACCGAAGCGCTCCCCGGCTATCAGCCGCCGCGCCAGATGGTCTTCTGTGATTTCTATCCCGCGACCACCGAAGACGGTAAAGGTTCGGACTTCGAAGAACTGCGTGAGGCGGTTGAAAAGCTCTCCCTGAACGATTCCTCCTTTACATTCGCGCCCGTCCACTCCGAAGCGCTCGGCTTCGGTTTTCGCTGCGGATTCCTCGGCCTGCTCCACATGGACATCATCCAGGAGCGCCTCGAGCGCGAAGGCGGCGTCGAGATCATCCAGACCGCCCCCACCGTTTCCTACCACGTGCTCGTCCGCGGCACGGACACCATCACCGGCGCCAACGGCCAATCGCTCAAGCCGGTCGATCCCGAATCTCCGTTCATCGCCGGCATGGACGGCAAGGGCGTGCCCGCGAACTTCCAGTTGCTCGAAGTGCACAACCCGGCCGACCTGCCGAGTCTTTCGTTCGTTGAAGAAATCCGCGAGCCGGTCTGCCGCGTCGAGATCATGGTCCCGAAGGAATACATCGGCGACATCATGAAGCTCTGCCTCGACCGGCGCGGCACCTACAAAAACCAGCAGTTTGTCTCCGCCGGCCGCGAGCTGCTGCAGTTCGAGATTCCGCTTGCTGAGATCATCTACGACTTCTTCGACAAGATGAAAGGCCTGACGAGCGGGTACGGCACGATGGACTACGAGGTGATCGGGTATCGAGCGGACGACCTCAACAAGATGGACATCCTCATCAACGGCGATCCGGTGGAAGCGCTCGCGATCATCGTCCATCGCCAGAAGGCCGAAGGCCGCGGCAGACACCTGATCGCGCGCCTCAAAGAACAGATCCCCCGCCACCAGTTCGAGATTCCGTTGCAGGCCGCCATCGGCTCGCGCATCATCGCCCGCGAAACCATCAAGGCCTTCCGCAAGAACGTCCTCGCCAAGTGCTACGGCGGCGACGTTTCGCGCAAACGCAAACTGCTCGAAAAGCAGAAGGAAGGCAAGAAGCGGATGAAGAACGTGGGGAGCGTGACGATCCCGCAGGAAGCGTTCATGACGGTTTTGGATCAGGGGGACTGATCATCATCTGAAACTCCCAAAGGGAGAGGTCGGGGTTGGGTCTGGTTTGGGACTTTGCGAT
The DNA window shown above is from Phycisphaeraceae bacterium and carries:
- a CDS encoding elongation factor 4, with the protein product MPEPSQTGAHPPDHIRNFSIIAHIDHGKSTLADRLLQATNAVSAREAKEQILDSMDIERERGITIKASAVTVFHRHKPGTKSDELETEYESPMDDSAPESGDGSNHKTKKGESADSHGELYMLNFIDTPGHVDFNYEVARALKACDGAILVVDSTQGVQAQTLVNAYLAVNENLTIVPVINKIDLPSARPDEVAEEIEQTLGFDAADAIFVSAKTGQGLPELLAAICEKFPAPRKPVVKQLRALIFDAVYDDYRGVIVYARIFDGELKVGDKIRMMGIGRSFLVTEIGKMNPKPYRLPGGKVGPGETCYIVAAIRTLKDVRIGDTITLEVDPATEALPGYQPPRQMVFCDFYPATTEDGKGSDFEELREAVEKLSLNDSSFTFAPVHSEALGFGFRCGFLGLLHMDIIQERLEREGGVEIIQTAPTVSYHVLVRGTDTITGANGQSLKPVDPESPFIAGMDGKGVPANFQLLEVHNPADLPSLSFVEEIREPVCRVEIMVPKEYIGDIMKLCLDRRGTYKNQQFVSAGRELLQFEIPLAEIIYDFFDKMKGLTSGYGTMDYEVIGYRADDLNKMDILINGDPVEALAIIVHRQKAEGRGRHLIARLKEQIPRHQFEIPLQAAIGSRIIARETIKAFRKNVLAKCYGGDVSRKRKLLEKQKEGKKRMKNVGSVTIPQEAFMTVLDQGD